The Watersipora subatra chromosome 1, tzWatSuba1.1, whole genome shotgun sequence genome has a window encoding:
- the LOC137402404 gene encoding golgin subfamily A member 6-like protein 22, whose product MNAARGKSATNKVNSIGVRNVKAKFENGMKCQRAPSPAPVSMAMKNTGNQKKGISSSTISSYKERFELFTAPKTDATPKPVMRRASSEEIVGKSQSLERTKSNSSAEGHWFQARTKIYEQLSKKRALSTPGLENLAGEKLPVEKLENKPHKRKVEERGEIATISERISKYKSDVETKKTISEKLNDPSSKPTVHISDIKSSFKTKEEILESVPKPAVTTEKPKGLADKVEGSSTDKNTKKLGVYKSETVRDTNGNSNNKIMPSKTDDGDSISRDQEGTANKSIKIHEGIQKVIITDVTDMSTARTFMEELIAAIDNEQHVPMKQLIDLFEKMKRENGEMKNSIEHLKSKLNKEDLDSLSISLRQQLDAATAELESAKEQMKELASYREAVKESEERCEELEELNHQYLEDIEELKLVMNEMRDQFHDDEVHETIILQQRLDDMARSLRIIHFRLKKADAKLQETEREKETLLEEIKLLQRGTFTDEEIRRMQSLEGDLQTAKEISVELHARLQKSEERREKVEREANQLRDEIAANDLENERLRNNILHLREQIRQGDNEGVLSPAVKISRQGSSVDMDTLKNNLEASIERENDIKEQLSFAEQDAKMLRKRLRDIEHENEALTKQLKKLTNPTSRKGKDLETSEHIQTEVIQLENAQLRRNNDKLHQDIDNLQSQIKSLQQKLTLVQDEEKEGPLSISKNSLYYETKFEKMMQEIRDLREQLQEKDADFKRLREETTGKSRRDQFRRAITIDCDSVDIKNQLDIALQEASQLKRKLEEVERRNEELVNQGRDDDRCQDNTKNIYADSNLLAARSETASCLAEANGENDRKLNSGNSKSAYEQNQGKKSIPDIGELARKLQESEEKVVFYESQLLALRRDMQTMEKNLHDDINSLTMKNSILRQLLEVISEHEGDEKYGGGEAQHPHHSRQANFRQTADRDKTDSTMESESAIANSDLGSDSVIAKHISRLPHDIQSHFRKKISYLENQLKEERERSKTAERLLQQVKKSTSHSTDKMIRHPS is encoded by the exons ATGAATGCAGCCAGAGGTAAAAGCGCAACGAACAAGGTCAATAGCATCGGAGTGAGGAACGTCAAAGCCAAATTCGAAAACGGTATGAAGTGCCAGCGAGCTCCGTCTCCTGCTCCCGTAAGCATGGCAATGAAGAATACAGGTAACCAGAAAAAAGGCATCTCTTCCAGCACAATATCTTCGTATAAAGAACGTTTTGAGCTGTTCACAGCTCCCAAGACTGATGCGACACCAAAACCTGTCATGCGACGAGCAAGCAGTGAAGAAATTGTGGGTAAGTCTCAAAGTTTAGAGAGGACAAAAAGCAACAGCTCTGCTGAGGGACATTGGTTTCAGGCAAGAACTAAGATTTATGAACAGCTGAGCAAGAAACGGGCTCTGTCAACACCTGGCTTAGAGAACTTGGCAGGAGAGAAACTGCCTGTAGAGAAACTTGAAAATAAACCACATAaaagaaaagttgaagaaagagGAGAAATAGCGACCATCTCTGAACGCATCAGCAAGTATAAATCTGATGTTGAAACAAAAAAGACAATTAGCGAAAAACTGAACGATCCGAGTAGCAAGCCGACAGTTCATATAAGTGACATTAAGTCATCCTTTAAGACTAAAGAGGAGATATTGGAGAGTGTACCCAAGCCAGCAGTCACAACTGAAAAACCTAAGGGGTTGGCTGATAAAGTTGAAGGAAGTAGTAcagataaaaatacaaaaaaattaggaGTATACAAAAGTGAAACAGTAAGAGACACTAATGGCAAcagtaataacaagattatgcCTTCTAAGACTGATGACGGTGATAGCATCTCAAGAGACCAAGAAGGAACCgccaataaatcaataaaaattcatGAAGGAATCCAAAAAGTCATTATCACTGATGTCACAGACATGAGTACAGCGCGGACGTTCATGGAGGAACTGATAGCAGCTATAGACAACGAGCAGCACGTTCCCATGAAACAACTCATAGATCTGTTTGAAAAAATGAAGAGAGAAAATGGTGAGATGAAAAATTCTATCGAGCATTTAAAATCTAAGCTGAATAAAGAGGACTTAGATAGTTTAAGTATATCACTCAGACAACAATTGGATGCTGCCACAGCGGAGTTAGAGTCAGCGAAGGAGCAAATGAAGGAGCTCGCTTCTTACCGAGAGGCTGTCAAAGAGAGCGAAGAGAGATGTGAAGAGCTGGAGGAGCTCAACCATCAATACTTAGAAGATATCGAAGAGCTCAAGTTGGTAATGAATGAAATGAGAGATCAATTTCATGACGACGAAGTTCATGAGACAATTATTCTGCAGCAGAGACTTGATGATATGGCTCGAAGTCTGCGTATAATCCACTTCCGACTCAAAAAAGCTGACGCTAAGTTACAGGAAACTGAGCGAGAAAAAGAGACATTGCTAGAAGAAATCAAACTTTTACAGCGTGGTACATTTACGGATGAAGAAATACGACGAATGCAATCATTGGAGGGAGATTTACAAACAGCCAAAGAAATCTCAGTCGAACTTCATGCTCGGCTGCAAAAGTCGGAAGAAAGAAGGGAAAAGGTCGAAAGAGAGGCCAACCAGCTCCGAGACGAGATTGCTGCCAACGACCTTGAGAACGAAAGATTAAGAAACAACATTCTTCATCTTAGGGAGCAG ATTAGGCAAGGCGATAATGAAGGCGTGCTATCACCCGCT GTAAAGATTTCGCGACAAGGCAGCTCGGTTGATATGGACACATTAAAAAACAATCTTGAGGCAAGCATAGAAAGAGAGAATGACATCAAAGAACAGCTCAGTTTCGCTGAACAAGATGCAAAGATGCTGAGGAAAAGGCTGCGAGACATCGAGCATGAAAATGAAGCTTTAACTAAACAGttgaaaaaattaacaaatcCGACTAGTCGGAAAGGGAAGGATTTAGAGACGAGTGAGCATATCCAGACAGAGGTGATACAGCTAGAGAACGCTCAGCTCAGACGTAACAATGACAAGCTACATCAAGATATAGACAACTTACAATCACAG ATTAAATCTCTGCAGCAAAAGCTCACTTTGGTTCAGGATGAAGAGAAAGAAGGACCGCTTTCGATCTCTAAGAATTCTCTCTATTACGAGACCAAGTTTGAGAAGATGATGCAAGAAATCAGAGACCTGCGAGAGCAGTTGCAAGAAAAGGATGCCGACTTTAAAAGATTACGAGAAGAGACAACAGGTAAATCTCGGAGAGATCAATTTAGGAGAGCGATTACGATAGACTGCGACTCGGTAGACATAAAAAATCAATTAGATATAGCTCTACAAGAGGCTAGCCAACTAAAACGAAAGTTAGAGGAGGTTGAACGGAGAAATGAGGAGCTCGTTAACCAAGGTAGAGATGACGACAGATGCCAGGATAACACTAAAAACATTTACGCTGATTCAAATTTGCTAGCAGCACGAAGTGAAACCGCTAGTTGTCTAGCAGAAGCGAATGGAGAGAACGATCGTAAGCTCAACTCTGGCAATTCCAAATCGGCTTATGAACAGAATCAAGGCAAAAAATCAATACCAGATATAG GTGAGCTGGCACGAAAGCTTCAGGAAAGTGAAGAGAAGGTAGTATTTTACGAATCCCAGCTTTTAGCTTTGCGTCGTGACATGCAGACGATGGAGAAAAACCTGCATGACGACATCAACAGTCTCACAATGAAAAACTCGATTCTACGGCAGCTTCTCGAAGTCATCAGCGAGCATGAAGGTGATGAGAAATATGGTGGTGGAGAAGCACAGCATCCTCATCATTCTCGGCAAGCCAATTTTCGTCAGACCGCCGACAGAGATAAAACTGACTCAACTATGGAAAGTGAGTCAGCGATAGCCAACAGCGATCTTGGGAGTGACAGTGTAATTGCCAAGCATATCAGTCGTCTCCCCCATGACATACAG AGTCATTTCAGAAAGAAAATTAGCTACTTGGAAAACCAACTTAAAGAGGAACGAGAAAGATCTAAAACGGCTGAGCGATTATTGCAGCAGGTAAAAAAGTCTACCTCACACAGCACAGATAAAATGATACGACACCCTTCCTGA